From the Methanobacterium sp. BAmetb5 genome, the window AACGACAATAAAAGGAGTAATTCCTATATCCTGGTGAATGGTGGAAGTGAATGGTTATTTTCAGCCGCACTAATTTAACTAGGCAAAACTCCTGCCAATTATTACCTATTAAGTTATATATTCATCTAATCTCTTTTTTCTCAGTATTGTTTATCAGGTTTATTTTGGGTCTGGTGTCCAGTCGGAAATATCAGTGGCTATACCGATCCGGCGATAAATTTCCTTATTCTGGTTTATAACTGGATATGCCCGGACTTTTATTCGACGTTTTTCTCCATCGGGACGTATGACACTGCATTCAATTCCTTCTCTATGGGAGATGGTTTTACCATTTTTTCCAAAAATGTAGGAGATAAATTTTTCCTGATCAGGGGGGTGAATGGATTCAATCCAGGAACGGGGGTTCTGATAAAGGTTAGAGATAGATCGTCCCCATATTTTATGGTATGATTGGCTCATGTACAGTATCTGTCCAGTAAGTGGGTCAATAATCCAGAAAACTTCCTCAATATTCTGGGACATTAACTGGAATATATCCTCCCTCATCTTCAATTTAAATTCATCCAGTTTCCTCTGGGTAATATCCCGGATAATGAAGGTAGTATAAACGTTACCTTCTGCTTCCCACGTGTTCAAGGACATTTCAAGTGGAAATTCACTCCCATCTTTCCGCATACCAAATGATTCAAAGACATTTCCCACACCCAGGTCATCCTGATGGAAAAAATCCAGTTTAACCTGAAACTCTTCCATGTATCGCTGGGGAATTAGCGTGTCTATGTACTGACCCATTATTTCATCGGCCCGGTAATCAAAAATTCTTTCCAGGCTGTTGTTGGAAAATATAATTCTTTCTTCACCATCAATGATGATAATGGCATCCACTGCAGTCTGGGCCAGGTTCCGGAACTTTTCTTCACTGGTCTTCAGAGCATATTCCACCCTTTTCCTCTCAGTAATATCATTCAAAACACATATCAAACCGATTATCCGGTTTTTATTATCTCTAATGGCATTAGCCTGCATGTATGCCGGGAAAATCCGGCCAGATTCAGTAACCATCTCCAGCTCCCCGTCCCATCTATTACCATTCATAATGGTCTGGTATATGTATCTCCCCAGCTCCAAATCGGCAAATAACTTCACCGGTCCCAGGGGGATGTTAAGCTCCTCCACTGAATATCCGAATAGTTCGTTAAAGGCCCGGTTCTGATAAAAATTAGCACCATCAGGCATGGCTATGCTAATGGCATCCCCGGCACCCTCAATACCCGCCAGTATCCTTAGCAGCTGACGTTCAGTTTTTTTGCGCTCGGTGATATCCCGGGATATAGCCATGATCATCTCCCTTCCCTGCAGGGTGAACACATGATTGCTGATCTCGGTGGTGAGCAGGCCACCCTCCTTGGTAACCTGGATTGCTTCAAAGGTGGCTTTTCCCCTGGAATTAATTGTTCTCATGACTTCGTACAGTTTTTCTTTTGTTTCTGGAGTTATTACATCCAGGGGACCCATCTGGAGTAGCTCTTCCTTGGAGTAACCTAATCTCTGGCAGACCACATCGTTGACTTCATAAAATTTGCCAGGAGAACCATCTTCCTCAATCAGATGCAGGGATATTCCATCGTTGGCATTATTGAACACTTCACGGAACTTCTCTTCACTCTTTTTCAGGGCATTTTCCACCATCTTCATAGGGGTTATATCCCGGGCAATGAGCTGCACTGCCTCCACTTCTCCATTTTCCCGGGGCATGGGCTGGATGTTGGTGCTGAAAAAATATTCTTTACCCTGGATAATGGATTTATTCTCAAAAATACAGCCCTCACCAGTATCTATAACCTTTCTTATATTGTTCATTTGTAAATCAGCGATTTCCGGGGGGAAGAGTTCCCACATGGTCTTTCCCTGGAATTTTTCTTCTTCACAGGAAAAGAAAATGGCGGCACTTTTATTCACCAGTATAAATTTTCCCTGGTAATCAACAATGGCAATGGGATCATCGGCATTTTCAATTAAAATACGGTATTTATTCTCACTTTCATGGAGGGCCCGTTCCACGTTCATCTTGTAAAAGGCGGTTTGCAGTGTTAATATAAGTTCGCGGGGTTCAAAAGGCCGTGATAAGTAGATTTCCTTCTGGTTTATCTGTATACATTCCAGGGTGTTGTTAGAGTTGGAGGTGATAAAAATTACTGGAATATCTGATTCTCTAATTTTTTCTAAAATAGTGTGCAGCTGGATATTATCCTGTAGCTTTTCATCCATTATAATGAGGTCTAATGAAACTGGATCAATGGACTCCGGATCAACCGGGTTATCTTCTGTCTTTACCCTTGAATTTTCACAGCTAAGCTTTTCCCACCCCTGATTTTTCCAGTTAAACACTGTGATGAGGGGGTGATTACTGTGGGCGAGGGTCTGGATAATTTTACCCGTCTCAGAATCATCTTTCATGGCGAGAATTACGATTGGTTCCGGCATGATAATTACCATTTTTTATTGGTTTTCCTACGTGTTATTAATTACTAATGGGGAAAAAATGGAAAGTTATAATAACCAAAAATAATCACACTCTGCATAATTATTACTTTCACTGGATATTATTTTTAATTAAACTAATAATAATGGGGTGAGAATCGTTAACCTGGGTCAATTAATACTCTTTCATTGGTTCATTTTCTCCCGTCCTTATAAATGAAATCATAGGGTTTTATATTCTACTTCTTTTAAAATAAATTCTAAATTTCACTCATTTTAATAATACACTCAGAAGGGTTACTATATTAACAGGCAATGATAACATGGCGAGTACAAACAATTACGTGGTTGACCTCCAGGAAGAAGAGAGGGCCATTGAAAAAATTGGGGGCAAAGCACTTAACCTGTGCAAGATGACATCTGCCGGATTTAAAGTCCCCTCTGCATTCGTGGTTTCCGTGGATGCCTATGATTATTTTATTAAAAAAGAATTAGAATCAGAAATATCTCAGATACTTAATTCTATTGATTTTAACAGTGAAAAATCCATAGCTAGGGGATGTTCTTCCATAAAAGACATCATAACCAGTGGAACGTTGCCTCCTAATTTAAGGGAAGAAATCCAGCAGAAAATAGAAGATCTTCCCCCGGGATACTATGCAGTGCGATCTTCGGCAGTGGCAGAAGACCTTCCTGATGCCAGTTTCGCCGGGCAACTGGACAGTTTCTTAAATACGGCCCGGGAAAATATTTTAGAGAGAGTAGTTGATTGTTGGGCATCCTACTGGAATGATCGTGCAGTTAAATACCGGCATGATTCATCCATTGGACATTTAGACACGGAACTGGCTGCTGCGGGGATAGCGGTGGTGGTGCAGAGGATGGTTAACGCCGATATCAGTGGGGTAATGTTCACCGCCAACCCTGTCAACGGAAGCAATGACATAGTTATTGAATCCACATGGGGCCTTGGTGAAGCAATAGTTTCGGGGATAGTTTCACCAGATTCCTTTGTTCTGGGAAGAGGGGGCAATCTACTTGAAAAAAACATACAATCAAAGGACCAAGGATATTTCCTTAAAAATGGTGAAAACAGGTTAATATCCATTCCTGAAGAAAAACAAAAAAAATCAAGCCTCAATACAGAAATACTTAAAAAATTACTGTCTAAGGGAGTGGAACTCGAAGAATTTTTCGGTGTGCCCCAGGATATTGAATGGGCACTGGAATGCGGGGAAAAGGAAGCCCAAATATATATCCTGCAGTCACGTCCTGTTACCACCCTCACTGGTGAGGGGGATGATATTTTGTGGACCCGGGCCTATGGGGATGAGTACTGGGCAGATGCCACCACCCCCCTCTTCTACGATGTCATGGGGAAAATGCTCACTGACTATGTGAACCACGAGGGTGCCCGGATAATGGGTTATAAAGAAATCACCGACACTGAACTCCTGAAACTCCATAAATCGAGGGTTTACTTCAATAGTTGGGTTCTGGAAAAGGCTTTTTCTTACTATCCCAAATTCGCCCGGTCCCAGGAACTGTTGAACTACTTCCCCCTGGAGGATCAAAATAGAATATCCCAGTACCCCTCCATACTGCATAAAACCCTACTTTCCCAGATTTTAATAGCCATCCGCGACCCGGATGGAATGATGCATCGCACAGATAAGGCCTACCGGAAATGGGCCCAGGGATTCATTAAGAAGTGTTCATCCTTTGATGAAACTGACCTGGAAGAACTCACTGACCAGGAACTACTGACCCTCTACATGGATATAGAACAGTCCGGTATCAAACATTACCAGCTGATACGATACGGCATGGTCTCCCATTCCATAGCCACCAACCTCATGGTTAAGAACTGGCTGGTGAAATGGCTGGGTGATGAGGATGGCTCCCTATACGCCGGGCTGATCTCGGGGTTGGATGATAACAAAACAGTGGAGATGAACATCAGCCTCTCAGATCTGGCCCAAATCATAAGAAAAGACCCAGATTTACTGCAGAAGATTAATAATATTGATGATCTAGGTTCCTTGAGTAATTCTGACGTTGAAAATTTAATTTCCTCCAATCCAACCTTTAAAAAAGAATTCCATCAATTCGTCACTGATTACGGGCACCGCTCCAACACCCGGGAAATACTGTACCCCCGCTGGAGGGAAGACCAGGCCTATGTACTCAGTGTCATCAAACTCCTCTCTTCATCCGACCTCGATCTTCGCAAAAAGGAACTGGAAAGCCGTGAACATAGATTCAAAACGGAAAAAGAAGTATTTAAGAGGATTAAAAAGGTGAGGGGCGGATTTTTAAAGGCCAAACTCTTCTTCACAGTCTTGAAACTGGCCCAGACCTATCTGACTTTCCGTGAAAATCAGAGATTTTACCTGGATCACCTTCTTTTCCGCCAGAGACTCATGCTCCTGGACTTAGGTCGCAGATTAAAAGAGAAAGCAGTCCTTGATGCCGGAGAGGATGTATTCTTCCTCTATGAAAAGGAATTATTCCAGTTTTTCCCCTTAGATAACCTGGAGGTACAGGTAAGTGTTTCCCAGTTAAGGAATGAGATTCTAGAAAGGAAAAGAGAATTCTACCGGTACCAATGGTCATTACCGCCAAAATTCCTGAAAAACGGGATTGAATTTGATGATACTGTCACAGAATACGATGCTAGCGCAGTTTACGGTGCAGCTGCTAGTCCCGGGATATTCCAGGGAGTGGCCCGGGTGGTGGAATCCATTGAAGGATTATCCCACTTGGAAGATGGTGAAATTCTCATAACCAGTAACACCGACCCGGCCTGGACCGCCGTATTCTCCAAGATAGGGGGTCTAATCACGGAAACCGGGGGAATACTATCCCACGGTGCGGTAATCTCCCGAGAATACCGAATCCCTGCCGTAACTGCAGTAAAAGGAGCTACTAAAATTTTTAAAACCGGGGAAAGGTTAATAGTAGATGGTAACGATGGAGTAGTATACAAAAAGGAATAAAAATGGGAAATTAAAGCGGTGAAAAAAGGATTGAAAATATTTTTTTCAAAATCGTGACGGATTTGTCTTCTCTTAAATGAGAACTTATAAATGAATATTTAAACTCTTAAATGAATATTAAAACTTTAAATGGAATATTAGGAAATCAGTGGAAGTTGTTAGTTATGGATGGCCAGGAAGAACTGAAAAACCACGAAGAATGGAATGAAAGCTACTATTTTAATTTTCATGACATAAAAAATGAAATAACTGCCTTTATGAGAATAGGGAACAAGGTCAATAAAAATGAAAAGTCAATGTTCTTCTTTTTAATGACCCCTCAGCAGACTGCAGGGATTAAGCTGGAAACTCCCTGTGATGATAAACCATTAAACATTGCTGGTTTAGAGTACCACGAACTGGAACCGGGGAAATGGAATCTCCAATTCAATGGTTCTATCTTCAATCCACTGGAAAAGGTCCCCACAGAGTTCAAAGTCAAGATGGATGTTACCTGGCAAGCTCTAAACCCGGTTATGGATTACGTGGAATGTGTGGATGAAAAACAGGCTGATATGTCCTCAAATGTGGCTTCAGAACACTATGAACAGTTTGGACGAGCACGGGGTATAATTGAGATTGCTGATGAATCATTCCCGGTTGAAGAGGCACTGGGTGAAAGGGATTTAAGCCGTGGTGTAAGGGAATGGGGATCCCCCAAGATGTGGATGTGGATTAACAGTGAATTCTCACCGGAAGAGGCCTTTAACGCTACCAAACTCTCCACTGATGAAGGAGATGTGGATGCCGGATACTTCTACACTGACTCCGTTAACCAGCCATTGATAAAATCAGATATAGATGTAAAGTTTAACCAGGGAATCCCCTCCAGGTTCAGCATGGTCCTGTACGATAAACAGGGATCACAGTACTCGGTGGAGGGTGAAGTGGTTAGAATGGGAATGATACCTGTGGATGAGCAGATGATCCTCATAGAAACACTCTCCAAATACCAATGGGAAGGTAAGGAAGGTTATGGTATAGCGGAGTTTCTGGTTCCTAACATAGGATGAATCATTTTATTGTATTTTATTAGCAGTGATTCAACATTCTTTTTTTAATTCTATTTTCTTACTAATTACGTCAAATTCTAGTTTTTTTTACCATGATTATAATAAATCTATTTATAATGGTCTTTATGATAGAAATAAAGTAGGTAATTTAAAAATAATGGTATTAATAATGTTATTGGGATTTAGGCCTTCTAAGACATTCTATGTCCGGGGGATTTTTGAAAATGAAGAGGATTGAAACTGTGCAGAAAAATAACAATATAAAATTTATACCAATCATTCTTGGTATTATAGTTATACTTTTGTTTTCAGCATCTTTTTCACAGTCTAATTCACCTTTGGACCTATTATTCATTACTATGGGGATAATAGTATTCATCCCCGGAGTTTCGAGTCGAAATGAAAAATTTCTTGAGAAAATTATTTATTTTGGGGTTATGTTTGGTATTAACTTATTCCAATGGTTACTTGTGATTAATATCCTACTTATCAGCAAAATTCCGTTAACGATTTATACACTTTTTGTTTTGGCTGTTGTTCCAATGGTAACTATATATTTAATTAACCAAATCCTCAAAAGCGACTTAAAATACCTTGAAAAGAATCAAAATAAGGATGCGATAATGACAGACAGGATAAAGTGGATCTTGATATTTGTAGGGATTACAATTTTGATCATATGTTTAATAGGATTTGCACTGTCCCTCTCACCCATATATTTATACGGTAGCTCTGTGGGCATGTTGCTGATTGTATATGGATATTATCGTGAAAATAAAAAATTAAATATAACACGTAATTATTTTTTAACCATGTCTTTTTTATTTTTACTCCAGTGGATAGTTTTAATCTTCTTAATAAGACATGTTAACGCATTAAATGGTCCTTCCTATAATTTTTCATTTACATTTTCATTGCTATTAACTTCCGTTTATTTTGACCAAATTCGTAACAGCCACTTGATTAAAATAAACTGGCAAGGGATATTTATTGGTGAGAAAAAAATATTTTAGATAACCCGTTTACCAAGTTTTTTAACGACTTCGTTATAGTGTAATTTAACGAAGTAAAATCAGGAGTAAGTAATCATTTTTCCCAGGAGACTATTATTTTATAATGATTTACTAAACTGAATGAAAATAGTAGTATTTAGACTAATTGGGCTATATGTGAAGATCATTTTACACCACTTTCTTGTTTTTAATTTAGGTGACAAAAAATTTTATTCTACCATCAAGTCTATCATGTGATTTTCTTATTCGATCAAAAATAAATTGCGAATCAAAAAAATTGTAGGATTTTGAAATAAATTAGAATGTTAATTTGAATCTTGGCTATAGACAAATTATTTACGTAAAATAGGTATGGTAAAAATTAATAAAAATAAATAAAAAAATTATTCACCCCTCTTTTTGTATTCCAGATAGTTATCTGGATACCTCCCCAGGACCAGATCCATTATTCCCTGGTTTTCCAGTTCCTCTATTATCTTGGCCCGAAACTCCAGTTCAGTCTGGGCTTCATCCAGAAGGTTTTTGGTAACAAAGAGACGGTGTTCAACTTTGTGATGTTTACGCTGTAGTTCCAGGTAGTTGTTGAGTTTCACATCCAGTTCTTTGCGCTCAAATTCATCGATCTGTTTTTTAAGCAGCTTTTTCTCTGCAATTACATCCAGAACGATCTCCTGGTTGGTGTTGATCTTGTCTTTAAAAAACTCGATCTCCGATTCTTTTTTAGCTAACTTTGCCTCCAACTCTTTGATCCGTTTTTTATCATCAGTTGATGTTGTCTCCTGCACGGGATTATCTTTCATGGAAACCTCCTTGGAAATGCTGCTTAATATCCCTTATATAATCTTAAATAGAATTATATATTTCCTATAATTTGTCTTAATTTTATCTGTATATTAATATTCCATTTATAATTGCATTATTATGCCCGTAGTTAAAGATCATATATCGTGGAAATCCATATAGAAAAAATTATTATTCTATATTCAAGTTAAAAATAGGATTTAATTTTAATTTGATAAATTAATAACGATTTTTGTTGTACCAATATAACTTGTTATATTAATACTACAAAACTTATTAAATCAAGGGTGATATTTAAAAAATTTAAATTATCAAGGGATTAAAGAATAATAATTCCTTATAACTTTTTGAATACTGTTAAATTATCGTAATATGCCTTGTTAGATGTATACCAAAATACTAAAATGGGTACTTTTTCTTAAAAATTTTCTCCCAAATATGTTTTGTGTATTTTTCATCTTTCATATTTTTGTGTATTTGGCATGTTTTTACCCATTTCATGTTTTCTTATCAAATAAATTTATGATTCTGGAAAAACATAGAGTAATCTAAGATTTTTTTGGAGGTAAAAAAAATATGCCAGTTATAACCATAGATGTTCCTCCCATGAGTAAGGAACAGAAAAAAGAGATGGTAAATAAATTTGCCCAGACTGCCAGTGAAATACTGGGACTTCCAGTCCAGTCCATTGTGACCATAATACGGGAAGTGGAAGCAGAGAATGTAGGGGTGGGAGATAACCTGCTTTGTGATATCCCTCATTAAATACTCCCTGATATTAAAAAACAGCTAAACATTAAATTAGATAGAAACACCTCCCATTAGAAACACCCCCTAGATGTGACGGCGATAAAAATGTCTGAAGACACTTCTCAAGAATCTGGAAATACCCTGAACCACCTTAAAGATGAAAAAAGCCCCTATCTGCTCCAACACAGAGACAACCCTGTGGACTGGTACCCCTGGGGTGATAAGGCATTTCAAAAAGCTAAAGGTGAGAATAAACCAATATTCCTTTCCATTGGTTACTCTACCTGTCACTGGTGCCATGTAATGAGCAGGGAATCATTCCAGGACCAGGAAATAGGCCAGCTCATTAACCAGGTCTTTGTACCGGTTAAAGTAGACCGAGAGGAGAGACCAGACATTGACAGCATATACATGACGGTATGCCAGATGATCACCGGCAATGGGGGCTGGCCCCTCACCATTATCATGACCCCTGACTTGAAACCCTTCTTCGCTGGTACTTACTTCCCCAAAGACACCGGACCCCGGGGAACCGGCCTCAGAGACCTCATACTCAACGTCCATGAACTGTGGGAAAACCAGGAGGATGAACTTGTAAAATCCGCCGAAGAACTTACTGTGTCCCTGGAAAAAATCTCCCAGGGAAAGTCCGGTGACTCTTTACCCCCGGAAATAATAACCCAGACCTATCACTCACTCCAGGAAAACTTCGACCAGCAATACGCTGGCTTTGGAACCAACCAGAAATTCCCCACACCACACCACCTCCTCTTCCTTTTAAGGTACTGGAAACAGACCGGTGAAACTGAAGCATTAAACATGGTGCAGGAAACATTAAAAGCCATGCGCAAAGGTGGAATATACGACCACGTCGGTTTTGGATTTCACCGTTACACTGTGGACCAGCAGTGGATCATTCCTCACTTTGAAAAGATGCTCTACGACCAGGCCCTACTGGTCATGGCTTACACCGAAGCCTACCAGGCCACCAGTGAAACTGAATATCGGGAAACTGCCGAAGAAGTCCTGGAGTATCTCTTACGAGATATGAGATCACCGGAGGGTGGTTTCTACTCTGCTGAGGACGCGGACAGTGAAGGGGAAGAAGGTAAGTTCTATCTGTGGACAGCTGAAGAAATCCAGGACCTACTGGGTCCTGAAGATGGAGCCCTTTTCCAGACGGTCTACTCAATTTCCACCGATGGAAACTTTAAGGATGAGACCAAAGGTATTAAAACCGGGAAAAACATACTACACCGAACTAAAACCTGGGATGAACTTTCAGCTGAACTGGAAATACCTTCAGACCAGCTGTGGTGGAAGATGGAAAATGCCAGGGAAGTACTCTTCCCGGCACGTGAAGCACGGATACATCCTGGTAAGGATGACAAGATACTCACCGACTGGAACGGACTGGTTATCGCCGCTTTATCCCTTGCGGGAAGAGTATTTGGCAGGGAAGATTATCTGGTGGCTGCTGGAGAGGCAGTTGACTTCATAATGACTCATCTTCACAGTCAGGGCCGGTTACAGCATCGCTGGCGTGAAGGTGAATCGGCAATCGAGGGAAACCTTGATGACTACGCCTATCTCATCTGGGGGTTACTGGAACTTTACCAGGCCACATTCCAGGCAGAATACTTAAAAGCCGCCCTAAAACTTAACCAGACCCTTAACAAACACTTCTGGGACACCGAGGAAGGTGGATACTATTTCACCCCAGACTATGCACCCCAAATCCTGGTAAGGCAGAAAGAAGCCTACGACACGGCACTACCCTCTGGAAATTCAGTGCAACAGATGAACCTGGAAAGATTGTACCTTTTAACCGGAGAGACTAACTTCAGAGAAACCTCGGAGTCACTGGAAAAGTATTTCTCCCCTACCATGAACCAAACACCAGCTGCTTTCACCATGTTCCTTTCGGCCACCATGTTCCAGACTGGTCCCTCTTTTGAAGTCACCATCCTGGGGGAAAAAGACGGCCTGGATACTCAGGGGATGTTAAAGGCTCTACAGAAAGAATATTTGCCCCATGTGGTTTTGGTACTCCAATCATCCAGTGATGTTCTAATAAAAGAGCTCATACCTTCTCTGGAGAATAAAGCCAAGGTAGACAACCAGGCCACAGCCTATGTCTGTGGGAATGGCACCTGCCAAGCACCAGTCAACACCCCCAAAGAATTAATAAATCTTTTAAAATAGGAGTAAATCTTCTAAAATATGCCCCTTGACTATTCCAATGGGAATTATTATTCTTAGATTCCCATTAATTATTCTTGGGGAAGGGGAACCAGTTTGGAGTATAAAAATTTGATGTTACGGTTTAAAAGACGAGAAAGCTCCCTCATCCGGCCAGCATCACCCTGCAGGATAAAAAGCTCCAGACACTGGTTTTCCTGCAGGTGGCTGTGTATCTGGGTGTTGATAATATCTTCAAAATTGTGCTTGATCTGGGTGACCTTATCCTCTGACTTTTTGGGATGGATCAAAATGAGTATGGAATGAATATGGCCTTTTAAATTCTTTTTTTCATCATTATCAGCGATCAAAAGCCGGGTACTGGCTCTGAATATTTCAGATCGGCCTGAGAATCCGATTTCATCCTTCAGGGCATCTATCTCCTCCAGGAGTTTATCACCGAGTGACACACTGATAATGGCCATAACTGTGGATATTAATAAAATCATATAAAAACCTTGCTAAATTTTATTAAGAAAATTTATAAATATTAATAAAACCAGATATTAAGTCATAAATTATTATTCTGGTACCATGATGGAAAGGAAAAAAATTCTAATTATAATCCTACTAATATTACTTCTGGCCATTTCAATAACTCTTTATTTTTACACCTCCGCCGGGAACTCTACCCCCTCTTCCAGTGACAAAATAGGGGTCGTGGTTACGGTGGGGCCCCAGGAAGAATTTGTAAAACGGGTAGGTGGCGACCGGGTGAATGTAACAGTCATGGTACCACCCGGGTCAGACCCCCATACCTACGAACCCCTGGCAGAGCAAATGAAACAGGTCCAGAATGCCCGGATATATTTCCAGGTGGGATCCGATGTGGAATTTGAATTAACCTGGCTGGATAAACTGCGGAGCATGAACCGCCAGATGAAGGTGGTTAACACTTCTGCCGGCATCCAGCTCATCCCCAACACCGCAGAATCGGAAGAAGGCAGTGACCCCCATGTATGGGTTTCACCCAAAAACGCCAAGATAATGGTGGAAAACATTTACCAGGCACTGGTAGAAACGGACCCACAAAACAGAGATTATTACACTAAAAATAGGGATGAATATTTAAGTGAACTGGACCAGCTGGATAAAAACATCACAAAAACACTATCTGGTAAAAACAATACCCCCATAATGGTTTACCACCCCTCATGGGCCTACTTCTGCAAAGATTATAATCTGCAGCAGCTAGCCATTGAAAAGGAAGGAAAGGAACCCACATCCCAGGACATTGTTAACCTGGTGGACACGGCCCGTAAAGAAGGTATCATGGTAATATTCACCTCTCCCGAGTTTTCCACGGCCAATGCCCAGACAATTGCCAGTGAAATTGGCGCCAAGGTGGTCTCTGTAGATCCCCTCAGCCCGAACTATCTGGAAAACATGAAAAAGGTGGCAGAAGCATTTGCCAGTTCTTAAAAAAAATTTATATCATTTTTCAAACGATTTCCTAAAGGTAATGATAAATAGACAGGTTATGGTGTAATGGTGACAAACATTGTTGAAATGGAGAATGTATCTGTGAGCTTTAACCGGCAATCCATTCTCCAGGAAGTTAACCTCAACATTAGTGGTGATGATTTCCTGGCCATAATAGGCCCCAACGGGGGTGGTAAAAGCACCCTCCTCAAGATTATATTAGGACTTTTAAAGCCAGATAACGGACGGGTAACCGTGTTTGGCAACCAACCCGGAAATCCCCATAACCCCATTGGCTACCTCCCTCAACACGTATCCTTCGATCCGGACTTTCCCATTAACGTCTTTGACACCGTATTATCTGGCCG encodes:
- a CDS encoding PAS domain S-box protein, which codes for MPEPIVILAMKDDSETGKIIQTLAHSNHPLITVFNWKNQGWEKLSCENSRVKTEDNPVDPESIDPVSLDLIIMDEKLQDNIQLHTILEKIRESDIPVIFITSNSNNTLECIQINQKEIYLSRPFEPRELILTLQTAFYKMNVERALHESENKYRILIENADDPIAIVDYQGKFILVNKSAAIFFSCEEEKFQGKTMWELFPPEIADLQMNNIRKVIDTGEGCIFENKSIIQGKEYFFSTNIQPMPRENGEVEAVQLIARDITPMKMVENALKKSEEKFREVFNNANDGISLHLIEEDGSPGKFYEVNDVVCQRLGYSKEELLQMGPLDVITPETKEKLYEVMRTINSRGKATFEAIQVTKEGGLLTTEISNHVFTLQGREMIMAISRDITERKKTERQLLRILAGIEGAGDAISIAMPDGANFYQNRAFNELFGYSVEELNIPLGPVKLFADLELGRYIYQTIMNGNRWDGELEMVTESGRIFPAYMQANAIRDNKNRIIGLICVLNDITERKRVEYALKTSEEKFRNLAQTAVDAIIIIDGEERIIFSNNSLERIFDYRADEIMGQYIDTLIPQRYMEEFQVKLDFFHQDDLGVGNVFESFGMRKDGSEFPLEMSLNTWEAEGNVYTTFIIRDITQRKLDEFKLKMREDIFQLMSQNIEEVFWIIDPLTGQILYMSQSYHKIWGRSISNLYQNPRSWIESIHPPDQEKFISYIFGKNGKTISHREGIECSVIRPDGEKRRIKVRAYPVINQNKEIYRRIGIATDISDWTPDPK
- a CDS encoding PEP/pyruvate-binding domain-containing protein codes for the protein MASTNNYVVDLQEEERAIEKIGGKALNLCKMTSAGFKVPSAFVVSVDAYDYFIKKELESEISQILNSIDFNSEKSIARGCSSIKDIITSGTLPPNLREEIQQKIEDLPPGYYAVRSSAVAEDLPDASFAGQLDSFLNTARENILERVVDCWASYWNDRAVKYRHDSSIGHLDTELAAAGIAVVVQRMVNADISGVMFTANPVNGSNDIVIESTWGLGEAIVSGIVSPDSFVLGRGGNLLEKNIQSKDQGYFLKNGENRLISIPEEKQKKSSLNTEILKKLLSKGVELEEFFGVPQDIEWALECGEKEAQIYILQSRPVTTLTGEGDDILWTRAYGDEYWADATTPLFYDVMGKMLTDYVNHEGARIMGYKEITDTELLKLHKSRVYFNSWVLEKAFSYYPKFARSQELLNYFPLEDQNRISQYPSILHKTLLSQILIAIRDPDGMMHRTDKAYRKWAQGFIKKCSSFDETDLEELTDQELLTLYMDIEQSGIKHYQLIRYGMVSHSIATNLMVKNWLVKWLGDEDGSLYAGLISGLDDNKTVEMNISLSDLAQIIRKDPDLLQKINNIDDLGSLSNSDVENLISSNPTFKKEFHQFVTDYGHRSNTREILYPRWREDQAYVLSVIKLLSSSDLDLRKKELESREHRFKTEKEVFKRIKKVRGGFLKAKLFFTVLKLAQTYLTFRENQRFYLDHLLFRQRLMLLDLGRRLKEKAVLDAGEDVFFLYEKELFQFFPLDNLEVQVSVSQLRNEILERKREFYRYQWSLPPKFLKNGIEFDDTVTEYDASAVYGAAASPGIFQGVARVVESIEGLSHLEDGEILITSNTDPAWTAVFSKIGGLITETGGILSHGAVISREYRIPAVTAVKGATKIFKTGERLIVDGNDGVVYKKE
- the dmpI gene encoding 4-oxalocrotonate tautomerase DmpI, yielding MPVITIDVPPMSKEQKKEMVNKFAQTASEILGLPVQSIVTIIREVEAENVGVGDNLLCDIPH
- a CDS encoding thioredoxin domain-containing protein is translated as MSEDTSQESGNTLNHLKDEKSPYLLQHRDNPVDWYPWGDKAFQKAKGENKPIFLSIGYSTCHWCHVMSRESFQDQEIGQLINQVFVPVKVDREERPDIDSIYMTVCQMITGNGGWPLTIIMTPDLKPFFAGTYFPKDTGPRGTGLRDLILNVHELWENQEDELVKSAEELTVSLEKISQGKSGDSLPPEIITQTYHSLQENFDQQYAGFGTNQKFPTPHHLLFLLRYWKQTGETEALNMVQETLKAMRKGGIYDHVGFGFHRYTVDQQWIIPHFEKMLYDQALLVMAYTEAYQATSETEYRETAEEVLEYLLRDMRSPEGGFYSAEDADSEGEEGKFYLWTAEEIQDLLGPEDGALFQTVYSISTDGNFKDETKGIKTGKNILHRTKTWDELSAELEIPSDQLWWKMENAREVLFPAREARIHPGKDDKILTDWNGLVIAALSLAGRVFGREDYLVAAGEAVDFIMTHLHSQGRLQHRWREGESAIEGNLDDYAYLIWGLLELYQATFQAEYLKAALKLNQTLNKHFWDTEEGGYYFTPDYAPQILVRQKEAYDTALPSGNSVQQMNLERLYLLTGETNFRETSESLEKYFSPTMNQTPAAFTMFLSATMFQTGPSFEVTILGEKDGLDTQGMLKALQKEYLPHVVLVLQSSSDVLIKELIPSLENKAKVDNQATAYVCGNGTCQAPVNTPKELINLLK
- a CDS encoding CopG family ribbon-helix-helix protein, whose product is MILLISTVMAIISVSLGDKLLEEIDALKDEIGFSGRSEIFRASTRLLIADNDEKKNLKGHIHSILILIHPKKSEDKVTQIKHNFEDIINTQIHSHLQENQCLELFILQGDAGRMRELSRLLNRNIKFLYSKLVPLPQE